A single genomic interval of Arthrobacter methylotrophus harbors:
- a CDS encoding recombinase family protein, translated as MTAHRIGYARVSTREQNLGLQIDALKKAGCDKIYEDTISGTKSHRPGLDQALDTLRDGDTLVVWKLDRLGRSVKDLLDFAGGLNNRGVGFVSLTDAIDTTTASGRFFFNVMASLAQMERELMVERTQAGLLAAREQGRVGGRKRIMTQAKIRSARKLLNQGTPPREVATSLGVSVPTLYRWVPAAGATGPSTQ; from the coding sequence ATGACCGCACACCGAATCGGCTACGCCCGAGTCTCCACCCGGGAACAGAACCTGGGCTTGCAGATCGACGCCCTGAAGAAGGCCGGCTGCGACAAAATCTACGAAGACACGATCAGCGGCACCAAGTCTCACCGCCCCGGACTCGACCAGGCGCTGGACACCCTGCGCGACGGTGACACCCTGGTGGTGTGGAAGCTAGACCGCCTGGGCCGGAGCGTGAAAGACCTCCTGGACTTCGCCGGCGGCCTAAACAACCGCGGCGTAGGCTTCGTCAGCCTCACCGACGCGATCGATACCACCACGGCCTCCGGGCGCTTTTTCTTCAACGTGATGGCATCCCTGGCCCAGATGGAACGGGAGCTCATGGTCGAACGCACCCAAGCCGGGCTGCTGGCGGCGCGCGAACAGGGACGGGTCGGCGGCCGCAAACGCATCATGACGCAAGCCAAGATCCGCTCAGCCCGCAAACTACTCAACCAGGGAACACCGCCCCGGGAAGTGGCCACGAGCCTCGGCGTCTCCGTCCCGACGCTCTACCGGTGGGTCCCGGCAGCAGGCGCGACGGGGCCTTCGACGCAATAG
- a CDS encoding glycosidase, which produces MFAVEGDPLAAKSAVEKSSVRLKTVLDVLAEGTWSEKSLNAGEILAEAIVRVPLDTRESELLSGGIPRGHKNLTAETAKLVKAGWLLKGRSGWTITDDGLRATVAFAKPEEFATALAEGTPVPADTPLPTAPAKKAPARKPAAKKAPAAKAAPKKAAAPKETAAVEKLEQPSAVAIAGDFNTVLGAPEDWAPQYDEVQMKFNTRRKVWTLAATLPAGFYTYKIALNRSWDENYGAFGVRDGANHELNHDGGKVTFTYDHATRDIVLG; this is translated from the coding sequence ATGTTCGCCGTTGAAGGAGATCCATTGGCAGCCAAGTCCGCCGTCGAAAAAAGCAGTGTCCGCCTCAAGACAGTCCTTGACGTCTTGGCTGAAGGAACGTGGTCAGAGAAGTCGTTGAATGCCGGCGAGATCCTGGCTGAAGCGATTGTCCGCGTCCCGCTGGATACGCGCGAGAGCGAGCTCCTCAGCGGAGGCATTCCGCGCGGCCACAAGAATCTGACCGCCGAGACCGCGAAACTGGTCAAGGCCGGCTGGCTGCTCAAGGGCCGCTCGGGCTGGACCATCACCGACGACGGCCTTCGCGCAACGGTCGCATTCGCCAAACCAGAGGAGTTCGCGACAGCCCTGGCCGAGGGTACCCCCGTCCCGGCAGATACCCCTCTTCCGACCGCGCCTGCCAAGAAGGCCCCCGCCCGGAAACCAGCAGCCAAGAAGGCGCCCGCTGCGAAAGCGGCCCCCAAGAAGGCTGCCGCACCCAAAGAGACTGCCGCCGTCGAGAAGCTCGAGCAGCCGTCCGCCGTCGCGATTGCCGGTGACTTCAACACGGTTCTCGGCGCCCCCGAGGATTGGGCCCCGCAGTACGACGAGGTCCAGATGAAGTTCAACACCCGACGCAAAGTCTGGACTCTCGCCGCGACGCTGCCGGCCGGTTTCTACACCTACAAGATCGCACTGAACCGCTCGTGGGACGAGAACTACGGCGCGTTCGGCGTGCGTGATGGTGCCAACCACGAGCTAAACCACGACGGCGGCAAGGTCACCTTCACGTACGACCACGCCACGCGCGACATCGTCCTCGGCTAG
- a CDS encoding DUF6318 family protein, whose product MTYPISASSRRASRDESRLRRVFAPLASIVLLALTLVGCIGSPAPSPPTSSPPNPTVSPTPSYKPADHKGKAQNVPLPVMPAEAKAHTKEGLQAFMKHWVGLLSYAYETGDTGPLFEVTGAGAPRVRMS is encoded by the coding sequence ATGACCTATCCCATTTCGGCGTCCTCGCGCCGAGCAAGCCGCGACGAAAGCCGTTTGCGGCGGGTCTTCGCGCCGCTCGCATCGATCGTTTTGCTCGCGTTGACATTGGTCGGGTGCATTGGATCCCCGGCTCCTTCGCCGCCAACGAGCTCTCCTCCCAACCCCACTGTCTCCCCCACCCCAAGTTACAAACCAGCGGACCACAAGGGCAAAGCGCAAAACGTTCCCCTGCCCGTGATGCCGGCGGAAGCCAAAGCACACACCAAAGAAGGCCTCCAGGCTTTCATGAAGCATTGGGTGGGGCTGCTCTCGTACGCATACGAAACGGGCGACACAGGGCCGCTGTTCGAGGTGACGGGGGCGGGTGCACCACGTGTAAGAATGTCGTGA
- a CDS encoding three-helix bundle dimerization domain-containing protein — MDDAEKQDTIEAVTARIIARHPDASRTLVARAVAEEYDQLASGRIRTYIPTLIERGAWNRINRESAARPVDEP, encoded by the coding sequence ATGGACGACGCGGAAAAGCAGGACACCATCGAGGCCGTCACAGCCCGGATTATCGCCCGGCACCCGGACGCTTCCCGCACCTTGGTCGCCAGAGCCGTGGCGGAAGAGTATGACCAACTGGCTTCTGGCCGCATCCGGACCTATATCCCCACTCTGATCGAACGCGGGGCATGGAACAGAATCAACCGGGAGTCCGCCGCCCGGCCCGTAGACGAACCCTGA
- a CDS encoding MSMEG_6728 family protein, whose translation MQTFLPFPDFKQSAAVLDTARLGKQRVEALQILRALVIPEFGRPSHPAIRMWMGYVPALTLYGLAMVDEWVARGNPDNTRASITEFAPQAAHPDYVSKIPMPPWLGDPDFHLSQRSKLLQKDPRFYAELFPDTPTDLEYLWPEPRHEFIPEDPYDDFIWVLRAPVGEVDPEKIEQVGMPAAGKAKAASSDGDGYQFVYASETSRRPGKTARKAPKRLEKKPTRNRQRQDEAFRTLPGNTPVLIPIEGGAKFAMGKIHGRPITLEDGRFGRNFEVTKIIDRSDFDYPALLQDPRAFFPIPAP comes from the coding sequence ATGCAGACCTTCCTCCCGTTCCCCGATTTCAAGCAAAGTGCTGCCGTCTTGGACACCGCAAGGCTTGGCAAGCAGCGTGTCGAAGCACTGCAGATCCTCCGCGCACTGGTGATTCCCGAGTTCGGCCGGCCCTCCCACCCCGCTATTCGCATGTGGATGGGTTACGTTCCCGCGCTCACTCTCTACGGCCTGGCCATGGTGGACGAATGGGTCGCCCGCGGCAACCCAGACAACACCCGCGCCAGCATCACCGAGTTCGCACCCCAGGCAGCACACCCGGACTACGTCTCGAAGATTCCGATGCCGCCATGGCTGGGCGATCCCGATTTCCACCTGAGCCAGCGCTCCAAGCTGCTCCAAAAGGACCCTCGCTTCTACGCCGAGCTATTCCCCGACACTCCGACGGACTTGGAATACCTCTGGCCGGAACCTCGCCACGAGTTCATTCCCGAAGACCCTTATGACGACTTCATCTGGGTCCTTCGCGCCCCGGTGGGCGAGGTTGACCCCGAAAAGATCGAGCAGGTGGGCATGCCGGCCGCAGGCAAGGCCAAGGCCGCCAGCAGCGACGGCGACGGATACCAATTCGTGTACGCTTCCGAAACGTCCCGCCGCCCGGGCAAGACTGCCCGGAAGGCACCAAAGCGACTCGAAAAGAAGCCCACCCGCAACCGCCAGCGCCAGGACGAGGCCTTCAGGACACTTCCCGGCAACACGCCGGTCCTCATCCCCATCGAGGGCGGCGCCAAGTTCGCCATGGGCAAGATCCACGGACGGCCGATCACCCTGGAAGACGGCCGTTTCGGCCGCAACTTCGAGGTCACCAAAATCATCGATCGCTCGGACTTCGACTACCCCGCCTTGTTGCAGGATCCACGGGCGTTCTTCCCGATCCCCGCGCCGTAA
- the arsD gene encoding arsenite efflux transporter metallochaperone ArsD: MPAIRIYESALCCDTGVCGPDVDQSLVDVTADVRHLQTLGADIARHNLASEPTAFAEDETVRGFMHLVGSKGLPLTIVDGVTVATGTYPSRGQLLTFAGLDEAAVEPQSRPELGLSEKAGGCCGGSASCG, from the coding sequence ATGCCTGCTATCCGAATTTACGAATCCGCCCTCTGCTGCGACACCGGGGTCTGCGGTCCTGACGTGGACCAGTCCCTGGTGGATGTAACCGCGGATGTGCGCCACCTCCAGACCCTCGGAGCCGACATTGCGCGCCACAACCTCGCCAGCGAACCTACTGCTTTCGCGGAGGACGAAACGGTCCGTGGATTCATGCATCTGGTCGGCTCCAAGGGCCTTCCGCTCACTATCGTCGACGGAGTTACGGTCGCCACCGGAACCTACCCCAGCAGGGGGCAGCTGCTGACGTTCGCCGGACTGGACGAAGCCGCTGTTGAACCGCAGTCCCGCCCGGAACTTGGCCTGAGCGAAAAGGCCGGCGGCTGCTGCGGCGGCTCAGCGAGCTGCGGCTAG
- a CDS encoding adenosine deaminase, whose protein sequence is METIGESTTTAAPPVAELHLHIEGTLQPELIFALAERNGIELPYADLDELRARYEFTDLQSFLELYYANMAVLRTEQDFADMTRAYLARAAAGGVRHVEIMMDPQAHISRGVALETCVNGVASALATSVEEFGVSTLLIAAFLRDLSEESALDVLEQLLAMKAPIAGIGLDSAEVGNPPSKFKRLYRRAAEAGLRRIAHAGEEGPASYVYEALDLLGAERIDHGIRCMEDTALVERLVAEQVPLTVCPLSNVRLRAVDTLADHPLPAMLAAGLNVSVNSDDPAYFGGYLDDNFEQLVAVHGLSVGDRARLAANSVRSSFADDDRKAELLAEVADWEKASIN, encoded by the coding sequence GTGGAAACTATTGGCGAATCGACGACGACGGCGGCACCTCCGGTTGCCGAACTGCACCTGCACATCGAGGGGACGCTTCAGCCCGAGCTGATTTTCGCGCTCGCTGAGCGGAACGGGATTGAGCTTCCGTACGCGGATTTGGACGAGTTGCGTGCGCGGTACGAGTTCACGGATCTGCAGTCGTTCCTGGAGCTGTACTACGCCAACATGGCTGTGTTGCGCACCGAACAGGACTTTGCGGACATGACCCGGGCTTATTTGGCACGCGCCGCGGCCGGTGGAGTGCGTCACGTTGAGATCATGATGGATCCGCAGGCGCACATCTCCCGAGGGGTAGCCCTGGAGACATGCGTGAATGGGGTGGCGTCCGCACTCGCGACGTCGGTGGAGGAGTTCGGCGTCTCGACGCTCCTGATTGCCGCTTTCTTGAGGGACCTCTCTGAAGAGTCCGCGCTTGACGTCTTGGAGCAACTCCTTGCGATGAAGGCTCCGATTGCCGGGATCGGCCTGGATTCGGCCGAGGTGGGCAATCCGCCGTCGAAGTTTAAACGCCTGTACCGCCGCGCGGCTGAGGCTGGATTGCGACGGATCGCGCATGCTGGCGAGGAGGGCCCGGCGTCGTATGTGTACGAGGCTTTGGACCTGCTTGGTGCCGAGAGGATCGATCACGGCATCCGTTGTATGGAGGATACTGCGCTGGTGGAGCGGTTGGTTGCCGAGCAGGTTCCGTTGACCGTGTGCCCACTGTCCAACGTTCGGTTGCGTGCCGTGGATACTTTGGCGGATCACCCACTCCCAGCGATGTTGGCCGCCGGGCTGAATGTCAGCGTGAACTCGGATGACCCTGCGTACTTTGGCGGATACCTTGACGACAACTTCGAGCAGCTCGTTGCTGTGCACGGGTTGTCTGTGGGGGATCGGGCACGGCTGGCCGCGAACTCGGTGCGTTCATCGTTCGCGGACGATGACCGGAAGGCCGAGCTGTTGGCGGAGGTTGCCGATTGGGAGAAAGCTTCCATCAACTGA
- a CDS encoding PLDc N-terminal domain-containing protein — translation MDSSLATWLPVLVLTACLGIWTYSLVDFSRTDGRDMRTFSKEVWIVILILGSVAGGIAWLVGGRPHPPGVQRRSSRPR, via the coding sequence ATGGACAGCTCCCTCGCCACATGGCTCCCCGTGCTGGTCCTTACTGCCTGTCTCGGCATCTGGACATACAGCCTGGTGGACTTCAGCCGGACCGACGGACGGGACATGCGAACCTTCTCCAAAGAGGTATGGATCGTGATCCTCATACTGGGAAGCGTCGCCGGCGGAATTGCCTGGCTCGTGGGCGGAAGGCCCCACCCGCCGGGCGTCCAACGGCGCTCATCACGGCCCCGATAG